A single window of Streptomyces sudanensis DNA harbors:
- the moaA gene encoding GTP 3',8-cyclase MoaA, giving the protein MLIDTYGRVATDLRVSLTDRCNLRCTYCMPEEGLQWLAKPDLLTDDEIVRLVRIAVTDLGVTEVRFTGGEPLLRPGLVSIIERCAALEPRPRMSLTTNGIGLGRVAAALKAAGLDRVNVSLDTLRPDVFKTLTRRDRHRDVLDGLAAAREAGLTPVKVNTVLMPGLNDDEAPDLLAWAVAHDYELRFIEQMPLDAQHGWKRDGMITAGDILASLRTRFTLTPEGDAERGSAPAERWIVDGGPHRVGVIASVTRPFCSACDRTRLTADGQVRTCLFAREETDLRTALRSGAPDGEIARLWRQAMWGKKAGSGLDDPEFLQPDRPMSAIGG; this is encoded by the coding sequence GTGCTCATCGACACCTACGGCCGTGTGGCCACCGACCTCCGGGTCTCACTCACGGACCGGTGCAACCTGCGCTGCACGTACTGCATGCCCGAGGAGGGCCTGCAGTGGCTGGCCAAGCCGGACCTCCTCACCGACGACGAGATCGTCCGCCTCGTCCGGATAGCCGTCACCGACCTCGGCGTCACCGAGGTCCGCTTCACCGGCGGGGAGCCCCTGCTGCGCCCCGGACTGGTCTCGATCATCGAGCGGTGCGCGGCCCTGGAGCCCCGCCCCAGGATGTCGCTGACCACCAACGGCATCGGCCTCGGCCGCGTCGCCGCCGCCCTGAAGGCCGCCGGCCTCGACCGCGTCAACGTCTCCCTGGACACGCTGCGGCCCGACGTCTTCAAGACCCTCACCCGCCGCGACCGCCACCGCGACGTCCTGGACGGCCTGGCCGCCGCCCGCGAGGCCGGCCTCACCCCGGTCAAGGTCAACACGGTGCTGATGCCGGGGCTCAACGACGACGAGGCGCCCGACCTGCTCGCCTGGGCCGTCGCCCACGACTACGAGCTGCGCTTCATCGAGCAGATGCCCCTCGACGCCCAGCACGGCTGGAAGCGCGACGGCATGATCACCGCCGGGGACATCCTCGCCTCCCTGCGGACCCGCTTCACCCTCACCCCGGAGGGCGACGCGGAGCGCGGCTCCGCCCCGGCCGAACGCTGGATCGTCGACGGCGGACCGCACCGCGTCGGCGTGATCGCCTCCGTCACCCGCCCGTTCTGCAGCGCCTGCGACCGCACCCGGCTCACCGCCGACGGCCAGGTCCGCACCTGCCTCTTCGCCCGCGAGGAGACCGACCTGCGCACCGCGCTACGCTCCGGGGCGCCGGACGGGGAGATCGCCCGCCTCTGGCGGCAGGCCATGTGGGGCAAGAAAGCCGGCTCCGGACTGGACGACCCGGAGTTCCTCCAGCCCGACCGCCCGATGTCAGCGATCGGCGGCTGA
- a CDS encoding solute symporter family protein, producing MSALAAGAASEHRPLIVALFACFVVATLAITVWAGRQTRSAADFYAGGRQFTGFQNGLAISGDYMSAASFLGIAGAIALFGYDGFLYSVGFLVAWLVALLLVAEPLRNSGRFTMGDVLAYRMRQRPVRTAAGASTIIVSIFYLLAQMAGAGVLVSLLLGITSDTGKVAIVALVGVLMIVYVTVGGMKGTTWVQMVKAVLLVAGTLLITFLVLLKYGFNVSELLGRAAENSGKGAAFLEPGLKYGATATSKLDFVSLGLALVLGTAGLPHILIRFYTVPTARAARTSVNWAIGIIGAFYLMTIALGFGAAALVGPAEITASNKAGNTAAPLLALHLGGADSPGGAILLAVISAVAFATILAVVAGLTLASSSSFAHDIYANVIRKGRATGREEVRAARWATVLIGVVSIGLGALARDLNVAGLVALAFAVAASANLPTILYSLFWKRFTTRGALWSIYGGLTSSVVLVLFSPVVSGKAGSMFPDADFAWFPLENPGLVSIPLGFLLGWLGSLLSKERPDEGKYAELEVRSLTGVGAH from the coding sequence GTGAGCGCCCTCGCCGCGGGGGCCGCGAGCGAGCACCGGCCGCTGATCGTCGCCCTCTTCGCCTGCTTCGTCGTCGCCACCCTCGCCATCACCGTGTGGGCCGGCCGGCAGACCAGGAGCGCCGCCGACTTCTACGCGGGCGGCCGGCAGTTCACCGGCTTCCAGAACGGCCTGGCCATCTCCGGCGACTACATGTCCGCCGCGTCGTTCCTCGGCATCGCCGGCGCCATCGCCCTCTTCGGCTACGACGGCTTCCTCTACTCCGTCGGCTTCCTCGTCGCCTGGCTGGTCGCCCTGCTGCTCGTCGCCGAGCCGCTGCGCAACTCCGGCCGCTTCACGATGGGCGACGTCCTCGCGTACCGGATGCGCCAGCGGCCCGTCCGCACCGCCGCCGGCGCGTCCACCATCATCGTGTCGATCTTCTACCTGCTGGCCCAGATGGCCGGCGCGGGCGTCCTGGTCTCCCTGCTGCTGGGCATCACCAGCGACACCGGCAAGGTCGCCATCGTGGCGCTGGTCGGCGTACTGATGATCGTCTACGTCACCGTCGGCGGGATGAAGGGCACCACCTGGGTGCAGATGGTCAAGGCGGTCCTGCTCGTCGCGGGCACCCTGCTCATCACCTTCCTGGTGCTGCTGAAGTACGGCTTCAACGTCTCCGAGCTGCTCGGCAGGGCCGCCGAGAACAGCGGCAAGGGCGCCGCCTTCCTGGAGCCGGGCCTCAAGTACGGGGCCACCGCCACCTCGAAGCTGGACTTCGTCTCCCTCGGCCTCGCCCTGGTCCTCGGCACCGCCGGACTGCCGCACATCCTCATCCGCTTCTACACGGTGCCCACCGCCAGGGCCGCCCGCACCTCCGTCAACTGGGCCATCGGCATCATCGGCGCCTTCTACCTGATGACGATCGCGCTCGGCTTCGGCGCCGCCGCCCTGGTCGGCCCGGCCGAGATCACCGCGTCGAACAAGGCCGGCAACACCGCCGCCCCGCTGCTCGCACTGCACCTCGGCGGGGCGGACTCCCCGGGCGGCGCGATCCTGCTCGCGGTGATCTCGGCGGTCGCCTTCGCGACGATCCTCGCCGTCGTCGCCGGACTCACCCTCGCCTCGTCCTCGTCGTTCGCGCACGACATCTACGCCAACGTCATCCGCAAGGGCCGGGCGACCGGACGGGAGGAGGTCCGGGCCGCCCGCTGGGCGACCGTCCTCATCGGCGTCGTCTCCATCGGGCTCGGCGCGCTCGCCCGCGACCTCAACGTCGCCGGCCTCGTCGCCCTCGCCTTCGCGGTCGCCGCCTCCGCCAACCTGCCGACGATCCTCTACAGCCTGTTCTGGAAGCGCTTCACCACCCGGGGCGCCCTGTGGTCGATCTACGGCGGACTGACCTCCTCCGTCGTCCTCGTGCTGTTCTCGCCGGTCGTCTCCGGCAAGGCAGGCTCGATGTTCCCGGACGCCGACTTCGCCTGGTTCCCGCTGGAGAACCCCGGTCTCGTCTCCATCCCGCTGGGCTTCCTGCTCGGCTGGCTCGGCTCCCTGCTGTCGAAGGAGCGGCCCGACGAGGGCAAGTACGCCGAACTGGAGGTCAGGTCCCTCACCGGCGTCGGGGCCCACTGA
- a CDS encoding DUF485 domain-containing protein, with protein MVTEAPSPEEGADTAPLQPSAEAFARTQRSEEFGELRRAHRSFAFPLTVAFVAWYLLYVLLSNYAGGLMGVRVVGNVNVALVLGLAQFATTFLIAWLYARHAAGKLDPRAEAIKARMEGELRPGAGA; from the coding sequence GTGGTCACCGAAGCACCATCCCCCGAAGAGGGCGCGGACACCGCTCCCCTCCAGCCCTCCGCGGAGGCGTTCGCCCGGACCCAGCGGAGCGAGGAGTTCGGCGAACTGCGCCGCGCCCACCGCTCCTTCGCCTTCCCCCTCACCGTCGCCTTCGTCGCCTGGTACCTGCTCTACGTGCTCCTCTCCAACTACGCGGGCGGCCTGATGGGCGTCCGGGTGGTCGGGAACGTCAACGTGGCGCTCGTCCTGGGCCTCGCCCAGTTCGCCACCACGTTCCTCATCGCCTGGCTCTACGCGCGGCACGCGGCCGGGAAGCTCGACCCCAGGGCCGAGGCCATCAAGGCCCGCATGGAGGGCGAGCTGCGCCCGGGGGCCGGCGCGTGA
- a CDS encoding S8 family peptidase: MAHLGTRRGRALALPVGLALTASLGFLPAGAASAAPVADAPAAVAADGPNLSYVVNTKGGRHTDKVRKAISEAGGTVVASYDAIGVIVVHSKNPAFAQTIRAVKGVESAGATRTAPLAPVATTEVGEASEPLTAAEARAAAAAAEDGQDPLEPMQWSLPAIKADKAHDITLGSSKVTVGVIDTGVDDTHPDLAPNFDRAASANCVTGKADTTEGSWRPAEGESDHGTHVAGTIAAAKNGIGVTGVAPGVKISGIKVSNPDGFFYTEAVVCGFMWAAERGIEVTNNSYYVDPWMFNCKNDPDQGALVEALQRASRYAERKGTVNVAAAGNSNFDLASDEITDTTSPNDTTPADRVIDPSECPDIPTMLPGVVTVSSTGAKDLKASYSNYGLGVVDVAAPGGDRTEYQTPEAPAVNGRILSTTVKGGYNYKAGTSMASPHAAGVVALIKSKHPHATPAMVKALLSLQADDRACTNPYDINGDGTVDAVCEGGERHNGFYGAGLVDALDAVRR; this comes from the coding sequence ATGGCACACCTGGGAACCAGGCGCGGGCGCGCACTCGCTCTGCCCGTCGGCCTGGCCCTCACGGCCTCGCTCGGCTTCCTGCCGGCGGGTGCCGCCTCGGCCGCGCCCGTCGCGGACGCCCCGGCCGCCGTCGCGGCGGACGGCCCCAACCTGTCCTACGTGGTGAACACGAAGGGCGGTCGCCACACCGACAAGGTGCGCAAGGCGATATCCGAGGCCGGCGGCACGGTGGTCGCGTCGTACGACGCGATCGGCGTCATCGTCGTCCACTCCAAGAACCCAGCGTTCGCGCAGACCATCCGCGCCGTCAAGGGCGTGGAGTCGGCGGGCGCGACGCGCACCGCCCCGCTGGCGCCGGTCGCGACCACGGAGGTCGGCGAGGCCTCCGAGCCGCTCACCGCCGCCGAGGCCCGCGCCGCCGCCGCCGCGGCGGAGGACGGCCAGGACCCGCTGGAGCCGATGCAGTGGAGCCTGCCCGCCATCAAGGCGGACAAGGCGCACGACATCACCCTGGGCAGCAGCAAGGTCACCGTCGGCGTGATCGACACCGGTGTCGACGACACCCACCCCGACCTCGCGCCGAACTTCGACCGCGCCGCGTCCGCGAACTGCGTGACCGGCAAGGCCGACACGACCGAGGGCTCCTGGCGTCCCGCCGAGGGCGAGAGCGACCACGGCACCCACGTCGCGGGCACGATCGCCGCGGCGAAGAACGGCATCGGCGTCACCGGCGTCGCGCCGGGCGTGAAGATCTCCGGCATCAAGGTGTCGAACCCCGACGGCTTCTTCTACACCGAGGCCGTGGTCTGCGGCTTCATGTGGGCGGCCGAGCGCGGCATCGAGGTCACCAACAACAGCTACTACGTCGACCCGTGGATGTTCAACTGCAAGAACGACCCCGACCAGGGTGCCCTGGTCGAGGCGCTGCAGCGGGCCTCCCGGTACGCCGAGCGCAAGGGCACGGTCAACGTCGCCGCGGCGGGCAACTCGAACTTCGACCTGGCGTCCGACGAGATCACGGACACCACGAGCCCCAACGACACGACCCCGGCCGACCGCGTGATCGACCCGAGCGAGTGCCCCGACATCCCGACGATGCTGCCCGGCGTCGTCACCGTCTCCTCGACCGGCGCCAAGGACCTGAAGGCGTCGTACTCGAACTACGGCCTGGGTGTCGTGGACGTCGCCGCCCCCGGCGGCGACCGGACCGAGTACCAGACGCCGGAGGCTCCCGCCGTGAACGGCCGGATCCTGTCGACGACGGTCAAGGGCGGCTACAACTACAAGGCCGGCACCTCCATGGCGTCCCCGCACGCCGCGGGCGTCGTGGCCCTGATCAAGTCGAAGCACCCCCACGCCACCCCGGCGATGGTGAAGGCGCTGCTGTCCCTGCAGGCCGACGACCGCGCCTGCACGAACCCGTACGACATCAACGGCGACGGCACCGTCGACGCCGTGTGCGAGGGCGGCGAGCGCCACAACGGCTTCTACGGCGCCGGCCTGGTCGACGCCCTGGACGCCGTGCGTCGATGA
- a CDS encoding CoA transferase encodes MDTAISHVWTALSADPGMLERVSCTRVPDALPARLPVAEAARATVSVCALAAAELAAARSGGPVPRVRVDDGAVATAFRSERFLRLDGRTGDGFAPLSRFWRAADGWVRTHANYPHHRDRLLTALGLPVGSDARDVAGALAGRRAVEVEDAVYGAGGLAVAVRDAAAWAGGAQGALVAKRPLLTLERLDGAPGPARRAAAVPAPCAGVRVLDLTRVLAGPVATRTLALLGAEVLRVDPPGLPESPGAHGDTGLGKRSALLDLARGTDRKVFEELLAAADVVVTGYRPGALDRFGLSPGALAERRPGLVVARLSAWGAYGPWGGRRGFDSLVQAATGIALLEGDGREPGALPAQALDHGTGYLVAAAVLRALTERLSGGGTWRVEASLAQTAHWLLHGVDRTPPDGVPRPLYDPGAWLRERDAPLGRLRHALSPVRYEGGPADWARPPGRWGADAPRWTA; translated from the coding sequence ATGGATACGGCGATTTCTCACGTCTGGACGGCACTTAGTGCCGACCCCGGGATGCTGGAGCGGGTGTCGTGCACCCGCGTCCCGGACGCGCTGCCCGCGCGCCTGCCGGTGGCGGAGGCGGCACGCGCGACGGTCTCGGTGTGCGCGCTGGCCGCCGCCGAGCTCGCCGCCGCCCGGAGCGGGGGGCCGGTGCCGCGGGTGCGGGTGGACGACGGCGCGGTGGCGACCGCCTTCCGCAGCGAGCGGTTCCTGCGGCTGGACGGGCGGACCGGGGACGGCTTCGCGCCGCTGTCCCGGTTCTGGCGCGCGGCCGACGGATGGGTGCGCACCCACGCCAACTACCCGCACCACCGGGACCGCCTGCTCACCGCGCTGGGGCTGCCCGTCGGATCGGACGCCCGGGACGTGGCCGGGGCGCTGGCCGGGCGGCGCGCGGTGGAGGTGGAGGACGCCGTGTACGGGGCCGGCGGCCTGGCCGTCGCCGTGCGGGACGCCGCCGCGTGGGCCGGCGGGGCGCAGGGCGCCCTGGTGGCGAAGCGCCCGCTGCTGACACTGGAGCGGCTGGACGGGGCACCCGGGCCGGCGCGGCGGGCGGCGGCCGTGCCGGCCCCGTGCGCCGGGGTGCGGGTGCTGGACCTGACCCGGGTGCTGGCGGGGCCGGTCGCCACGCGGACCCTGGCGCTGCTGGGCGCGGAGGTCCTGCGGGTGGACCCGCCGGGGCTGCCGGAGAGCCCGGGGGCCCACGGCGACACGGGCCTCGGCAAGCGGTCGGCGCTCCTGGACCTGGCGCGGGGCACGGACCGGAAGGTCTTCGAGGAGCTGCTGGCGGCGGCCGACGTGGTGGTGACCGGCTACCGGCCGGGCGCGCTGGACCGGTTCGGGCTGTCCCCCGGGGCGCTGGCCGAGCGCCGCCCCGGCCTGGTCGTCGCGCGGCTGTCGGCGTGGGGCGCGTACGGCCCCTGGGGCGGGCGGCGCGGCTTCGACAGCCTGGTGCAGGCGGCGACGGGCATCGCCCTGCTGGAGGGCGACGGGCGGGAGCCCGGGGCCCTCCCGGCGCAGGCCCTGGACCACGGCACGGGCTACCTGGTGGCCGCCGCGGTCCTGCGCGCCCTGACGGAGCGCCTGTCCGGCGGGGGGACCTGGCGGGTGGAGGCGTCGCTGGCGCAGACGGCGCACTGGCTGCTGCACGGCGTCGACCGCACCCCGCCGGACGGCGTGCCGCGCCCCCTGTACGACCCCGGAGCGTGGCTGCGGGAGCGGGACGCCCCGCTGGGCCGGCTGCGCCACGCCCTCTCCCCCGTCCGCTACGAGGGCGGCCCCGCGGACTGGGCGCGGCCGCCGGGCCGCTGGGGGGCCGACGCCCCGCGCTGGACGGCGTGA
- a CDS encoding VIT1/CCC1 transporter family protein, with product MGARLNWLRAAVLGANDGIVSTAGLVVGVAGATGERSALLTAGLAGLLAGSMSMAVGEYVSVSTQRDSEKAALAVERRELRERPEAELDELTDLLAGRGLSRDVAREAAEQLTERDALRAHARVELGIDPDALTNPWHAAAASFLAFTAGALLPLLAIVCPPAPARLGVTVVSVLAALTLTGWWSARLGAAPARPAVVRVVGGGAVAMAVTYAAGSLLGAIGA from the coding sequence ATGGGGGCGCGGCTCAACTGGCTGCGCGCCGCCGTGCTCGGGGCGAACGACGGGATCGTGTCCACCGCCGGGCTCGTCGTGGGCGTCGCGGGCGCCACCGGGGAGCGCTCCGCCCTCCTGACCGCCGGACTGGCGGGGCTGCTCGCCGGGTCCATGTCGATGGCGGTCGGCGAGTACGTCTCCGTGTCCACCCAGCGCGACTCGGAGAAGGCGGCCCTGGCGGTGGAGCGGCGGGAGCTGAGGGAGCGGCCGGAGGCCGAACTGGACGAGCTGACCGACCTGCTCGCCGGGCGGGGGCTGTCCCGGGACGTCGCACGCGAGGCGGCCGAGCAGCTCACCGAGCGCGACGCGCTGCGGGCCCACGCGCGCGTGGAACTGGGGATCGACCCGGACGCCCTGACGAACCCGTGGCACGCCGCCGCCGCGAGCTTCCTCGCCTTCACGGCCGGCGCGCTGCTTCCGCTGCTGGCCATCGTCTGCCCGCCCGCGCCCGCCCGGCTGGGGGTCACCGTCGTGTCGGTCCTCGCCGCGCTCACGCTGACCGGCTGGTGGAGCGCCCGCCTCGGCGCGGCGCCGGCCCGCCCGGCGGTGGTGCGCGTGGTCGGCGGGGGAGCGGTGGCCATGGCCGTGACGTACGCGGCGGGATCGCTCCTGGGGGCGATCGGGGCCTGA
- a CDS encoding DEDDh family exonuclease, whose translation MTMLDDRTTAAAWPPAYPQGYAVVDVETTGLSPHDRIVSAAVYRLDARGEVEDHWYTLVNPERDPGPVRIHGLTGDMLADAPLFAEVAAEFSERLDGRVLVAHNAYFDWTMIAREYARAARTAPVRRRLCTMALAKELALPLPNMKLESLAAHFGVRQQRAHHALDDARVLAEAFRPSLHAAAERGIRLPLLECRPLVEWSAPPGGDTPGSGRSAYRSGGRRPVRKRPACPYPNPGRYRPGEPLRQGMRVAFSGDTSVERELLEDRAVEAGLHVAAAVSRLTSLLVTNDPDAGTSKAVKAKAFGTPVVDEAAFTRLLRDVAPAGG comes from the coding sequence GTGACCATGCTCGACGACCGTACGACAGCAGCAGCGTGGCCGCCCGCCTACCCGCAGGGGTACGCGGTCGTCGACGTGGAGACCACCGGGCTCTCCCCGCACGACCGGATAGTGTCGGCGGCCGTCTACCGGCTCGACGCGCGCGGCGAGGTGGAGGACCACTGGTACACGCTGGTCAACCCGGAGCGCGATCCGGGCCCGGTGCGTATCCACGGGCTGACCGGCGACATGCTGGCGGACGCCCCGCTCTTCGCCGAGGTGGCCGCGGAGTTCTCGGAGCGGCTCGACGGCCGCGTCCTGGTGGCGCACAACGCGTACTTCGACTGGACGATGATCGCCCGCGAGTACGCCCGTGCCGCGCGCACCGCGCCGGTGCGCCGGCGGCTGTGCACCATGGCGCTGGCGAAGGAGCTGGCGCTGCCGCTGCCCAACATGAAGCTGGAGTCGCTCGCCGCCCACTTCGGCGTCCGGCAGCAGCGGGCCCACCACGCGCTGGACGACGCGCGGGTGCTGGCGGAGGCGTTCCGGCCCAGCCTGCACGCGGCGGCCGAGCGCGGGATACGGCTGCCGCTGCTGGAGTGCCGCCCGCTCGTCGAGTGGTCGGCACCGCCCGGCGGGGACACGCCCGGCTCCGGCCGGTCCGCGTACCGCTCCGGCGGCCGGCGCCCGGTGCGCAAGCGGCCGGCGTGCCCGTACCCCAACCCCGGGCGGTACCGGCCGGGCGAACCCCTCAGGCAGGGGATGCGGGTGGCCTTCTCGGGCGACACGTCCGTCGAGCGCGAACTGCTGGAGGACCGGGCCGTCGAGGCGGGGCTGCACGTGGCGGCCGCCGTCTCGCGGCTGACCAGCCTGCTGGTCACCAACGACCCGGACGCCGGCACGTCGAAGGCCGTCAAGGCGAAGGCGTTCGGCACGCCCGTGGTCGACGAGGCCGCCTTCACCCGACTGCTGCGGGACGTCGCCCCGGCCGGCGGCTGA
- a CDS encoding SURF1 family protein, producing MYRFLLSRQWVILTLIALVLIPVMVELGFWQFHRHERRVAQNALIADNLRAEPVPVAELTSPGHTVPRSDHWRHATATGTFDTAHEVVVRRRTNADDRVGVHVLTPFVLDDGRVLLVNRGWVPAAPDQKSYPDVPPAPKGRVTVTGRLMADQTTGSSGIKDLRGLPPRQVMLINSGQQAERLGRQVLGGHLELTDPVPAGGSPEPVPAPDHDSIGAHMAYAVQWWLFAAGVPVGWTVLVRRERRDRAEAAAGPTAGAPAAREPADV from the coding sequence GTGTACCGCTTCCTGTTGTCCCGGCAGTGGGTGATCCTCACCCTGATCGCCCTGGTCCTGATCCCGGTGATGGTCGAGCTGGGCTTCTGGCAGTTCCACCGGCACGAGCGCCGGGTCGCCCAGAACGCCCTGATCGCGGACAACCTGAGGGCCGAGCCGGTCCCCGTGGCCGAGCTCACCTCCCCCGGCCACACGGTCCCTCGCTCCGACCACTGGCGCCACGCGACCGCGACCGGGACCTTCGACACGGCCCACGAGGTCGTCGTCCGCCGCCGCACCAACGCCGACGACCGGGTGGGCGTGCACGTCCTGACCCCGTTCGTCCTCGACGACGGGCGGGTCCTCCTCGTCAACCGCGGCTGGGTCCCCGCCGCCCCGGACCAGAAGTCGTACCCCGACGTGCCCCCCGCCCCGAAGGGCCGGGTGACGGTGACCGGCCGGCTCATGGCCGACCAGACCACCGGCAGCAGCGGCATCAAGGACCTCCGGGGCCTGCCGCCGCGGCAGGTCATGCTCATCAACAGCGGGCAGCAGGCCGAGCGGCTGGGCCGGCAGGTCCTCGGCGGCCACCTGGAGCTGACGGACCCCGTGCCCGCCGGGGGCTCCCCCGAGCCGGTCCCGGCCCCGGACCACGACTCGATCGGCGCCCACATGGCGTACGCCGTGCAGTGGTGGCTGTTCGCGGCGGGCGTCCCGGTGGGGTGGACCGTCCTGGTCCGCCGGGAGCGCCGCGACCGGGCGGAGGCGGCGGCCGGCCCCACGGCGGGTGCGCCGGCCGCGCGGGAGCCCGCGGACGTGTGA
- a CDS encoding glycoside hydrolase family 15 protein, with protein MTRRIEDYALIGDLQTAALVGTDGSIDWLCLPRFDSGACFASLLGDEENGHWRIAPAGARACARRAYLGDSLVLESVWETRTGTVRVVDFMPHRDRAPDVVRIVEGVSGRVEMSSVLRLRFDYGSVVPWVRRCDGHRVAVAGPDSVWLRSEPAVKTWGQQYSTRSSFAVRPGEKVAFCLTWHPSHDPRPPLVDPYTALEHTLEDWGSWSARCTYEGPYREAVMRSLITLKALTYAPTGGIVAAATTSLPEDPGGVRNWDYRYCWLRDATLTLRALLSAGYLEEASAWRDWLLRAVAGDPADLQIMYGLAGERRLPEYEVPWLRGYGGARPVRIGNAAVKQLQLDVYGEVMDSLALARGAGMPPQRHAWALQLSLLGFLESAWRQPDEGLWEVRGPRRHFVHSKVMAWVAADRAVRTLERNPSLPGDAARWRVMRDEVHREVCERGYDPVRNTFTQSYGSSELDAATLMIPRVGFLPADDPRVVGTVEAVWAELGHHGFVRRYGTDGISVDGLPGGEGTFLACSFWMADALRMTGRAEEARELFERLLELRNDVGLLAEEYAPVARRQLGNFPQAFSHVGLVATALALASGDPAG; from the coding sequence GTGACCCGACGCATCGAGGACTACGCCCTCATCGGCGATCTGCAGACCGCCGCCCTGGTGGGCACGGACGGTTCGATCGACTGGCTCTGCCTGCCCCGGTTCGACTCCGGCGCCTGCTTCGCCTCGCTCCTGGGCGACGAGGAGAACGGTCACTGGCGGATCGCGCCCGCCGGCGCGCGGGCCTGCGCCCGGCGGGCCTACCTGGGTGACTCGCTGGTGCTGGAGTCCGTGTGGGAGACCCGCACCGGCACCGTGCGCGTGGTCGACTTCATGCCGCACCGCGACCGCGCGCCCGACGTGGTGCGGATCGTGGAGGGCGTGTCCGGCCGGGTCGAGATGTCGTCCGTGCTGCGCCTGCGCTTCGACTACGGGTCGGTGGTGCCGTGGGTGCGGCGGTGCGACGGCCACCGGGTCGCCGTCGCCGGCCCGGACTCGGTGTGGCTGCGCAGCGAGCCGGCGGTGAAGACGTGGGGCCAGCAGTACAGCACCCGCTCGTCGTTCGCGGTCCGCCCCGGCGAGAAGGTCGCCTTCTGCCTCACCTGGCACCCCTCCCACGATCCGCGCCCCCCGCTCGTCGACCCGTACACGGCGCTGGAGCACACCCTGGAGGACTGGGGGTCCTGGTCGGCGCGGTGCACCTACGAGGGGCCGTACCGGGAGGCGGTGATGCGCTCGCTGATCACGCTGAAGGCGCTCACCTACGCCCCGACCGGCGGGATCGTCGCCGCCGCGACCACGTCGCTGCCGGAGGACCCGGGCGGCGTGCGCAACTGGGACTACCGCTACTGCTGGCTGCGCGACGCCACCCTGACCCTGCGGGCGCTGCTGTCGGCCGGGTACCTGGAGGAGGCCTCCGCCTGGCGCGACTGGCTGCTGCGGGCCGTCGCGGGCGACCCGGCGGACCTGCAGATCATGTACGGCCTGGCGGGCGAGCGGCGGCTCCCGGAGTACGAGGTCCCGTGGCTGCGCGGCTACGGCGGGGCGCGCCCGGTCCGGATCGGCAACGCCGCCGTGAAGCAGCTCCAGCTCGACGTGTACGGCGAGGTGATGGACTCGCTGGCGCTGGCCCGCGGGGCGGGGATGCCGCCGCAGCGGCACGCCTGGGCGCTGCAGCTGAGCCTGCTGGGGTTCCTGGAGTCGGCGTGGCGGCAGCCGGACGAGGGGCTGTGGGAGGTGCGCGGACCGCGCCGACACTTCGTGCACTCGAAGGTCATGGCGTGGGTGGCGGCCGACCGGGCGGTGCGCACGCTGGAGCGGAACCCGTCCCTGCCGGGGGACGCGGCGCGGTGGCGGGTGATGCGCGACGAGGTGCACCGGGAGGTGTGCGAGCGGGGCTACGACCCGGTGCGCAACACGTTCACCCAGTCGTACGGGTCGTCGGAGCTGGACGCGGCGACGCTGATGATCCCGCGCGTGGGGTTCCTCCCGGCCGACGACCCCAGGGTGGTCGGCACGGTGGAGGCGGTGTGGGCGGAGCTGGGCCACCACGGCTTCGTCCGCCGGTACGGCACGGACGGGATCTCCGTGGACGGACTGCCCGGCGGGGAGGGGACGTTCCTCGCCTGCTCGTTCTGGATGGCGGACGCGCTGCGCATGACGGGCCGCGCGGAGGAGGCGCGGGAGCTGTTCGAGCGGCTGCTGGAGCTGCGCAACGACGTGGGGCTGCTGGCGGAGGAGTACGCCCCGGTGGCGCGTCGGCAGCTGGGCAACTTCCCGCAGGCGTTCAGCCACGTCGGGCTGGTGGCGACGGCCCTCGCGCTGGCATCGGGCGACCCGGCAGGATAG